A single genomic interval of Lactococcus sp. S-13 harbors:
- the rpmG gene encoding 50S ribosomal protein L33 — MAAGVRTHVILEHKESGERLYLTQKNKRNTPDKLELKKYSPKLRKHVIFKEVK; from the coding sequence ATGGCAGCTGGAGTACGTACACACGTTATTCTCGAACATAAAGAATCAGGCGAACGTCTTTACCTTACACAAAAGAACAAACGTAACACACCTGACAAACTTGAACTTAAAAAATACTCTCCAAAATTGCGCAAACACGTAATTTTTAAAGAAGTTAAATAA
- the rpmF gene encoding 50S ribosomal protein L32: protein MAVPARHTSSAKKNRRRTHYKLTAPTVTFDETTGDYRHSHRVSLKGYYKGRKVRETK, encoded by the coding sequence ATGGCAGTACCTGCACGTCACACATCATCAGCAAAGAAAAACCGTCGTCGTACACACTACAAATTGACAGCTCCAACTGTTACTTTTGACGAAACTACTGGTGACTACCGTCACTCACACCGCGTTTCACTTAAAGGCTACTACAAAGGCCGCAAAGTCCGCGAAACAAAGTAA
- a CDS encoding heavy metal translocating P-type ATPase: MKNWQKLILVFAIAAVALLCNFVLGAPLIARLIVTIAGGVLALSMLIEMIKTLRSGSYGVDLLAITAIIATLLVGEYWASLIIILMLVGGESLEDYAAGRANRALATLLEKSPSIAHVQKLEGVFDVPLEQIEIGSQLLIKPLEVIPIDGKLRSKAAVLNESSVTGETKPNELVEGDEVLSGAINGNSSILIETTVVAADSQFQKIVQLVKTAEETPANFVRLADRYAVPFTIIAYVIAAIAYFISGDPVRVAEVLVVASPCPLILAAPIAFVSGMSRSSQNGALIKNGTIIEKLAKAREIFLDKTGTITEGEIKVDSIGPVESISERELLQIVYSVEKSSGHILAKAVVEYAEGLGVQPLALTALTEVAGLGVIGELGGKEIKIGRGSFAFAPENLTYETAFYVSRAGQYIGAVTFSDTLRPEASETIEELRKLGLERITMLTGDNQRVAQKIAKQVNIDNVHASLLPDEKLEFIKNSAYKPVIMVGDGINDAPALATADVGISIGVGSGTVASEAADIVLLQNDLRKVSKSIEISRDTMKIAKQAVMIGIVICIILMFIAATGLIPAVIGAIFQEVIDVVSILYALRALRG; the protein is encoded by the coding sequence ATGAAAAACTGGCAAAAATTGATTTTGGTCTTTGCGATTGCTGCAGTGGCTCTTTTGTGCAACTTTGTTTTAGGGGCACCGCTGATTGCACGCTTAATCGTAACAATAGCGGGTGGGGTCTTGGCCTTATCCATGCTTATTGAAATGATTAAAACCTTACGTTCGGGCTCTTATGGGGTTGATTTGTTAGCGATAACGGCGATTATTGCTACTTTATTAGTTGGAGAATACTGGGCTTCACTCATCATTATTTTAATGCTTGTTGGTGGTGAAAGTTTGGAAGATTATGCTGCTGGACGGGCCAATCGAGCTTTAGCAACGCTTCTCGAAAAATCACCAAGTATTGCTCATGTTCAGAAACTGGAGGGTGTTTTTGATGTACCTTTGGAACAAATCGAAATAGGAAGTCAATTACTTATTAAACCTCTCGAAGTCATTCCGATTGATGGGAAATTAAGGTCGAAAGCCGCAGTTCTTAATGAATCTTCGGTCACAGGGGAGACGAAGCCTAATGAATTAGTTGAAGGTGATGAGGTTCTTTCGGGGGCAATTAATGGGAATTCAAGTATTTTGATTGAAACAACTGTGGTTGCTGCCGATTCTCAATTTCAAAAAATTGTTCAATTGGTTAAAACCGCTGAAGAAACGCCCGCTAACTTTGTGCGTTTAGCGGATCGTTATGCTGTACCTTTTACGATTATTGCATATGTGATAGCGGCAATCGCGTATTTTATATCGGGAGATCCGGTAAGGGTTGCTGAGGTCTTGGTGGTCGCTAGTCCTTGTCCATTGATATTGGCAGCACCAATTGCTTTTGTATCAGGAATGAGTCGCTCTAGCCAAAATGGTGCTTTGATTAAAAACGGGACGATTATTGAGAAATTGGCAAAAGCTCGGGAAATTTTTCTGGATAAAACAGGGACGATTACTGAAGGAGAAATTAAGGTTGACAGCATAGGGCCAGTAGAATCAATATCTGAGCGTGAGCTTTTACAGATTGTTTACAGTGTTGAAAAATCAAGTGGTCACATTTTAGCTAAAGCAGTAGTTGAATACGCAGAGGGTTTAGGGGTTCAGCCGTTAGCATTAACAGCACTGACGGAGGTTGCAGGGCTAGGTGTTATCGGTGAACTTGGCGGAAAGGAAATCAAGATAGGACGTGGCTCTTTTGCTTTTGCTCCCGAGAATTTAACTTATGAAACGGCATTTTATGTCAGTCGTGCTGGTCAATATATTGGTGCGGTGACCTTTTCAGATACGCTTCGTCCAGAAGCCAGCGAAACCATCGAGGAGTTGCGTAAGCTTGGTTTGGAAAGAATCACGATGCTGACGGGGGACAATCAGCGCGTTGCTCAAAAAATTGCAAAACAGGTGAATATTGATAATGTCCACGCTAGTTTACTGCCAGATGAAAAACTTGAGTTTATCAAAAATTCGGCCTACAAGCCAGTCATTATGGTGGGTGATGGCATCAATGATGCGCCAGCGCTAGCGACAGCAGATGTTGGTATTTCTATCGGTGTTGGTTCAGGGACAGTCGCCAGTGAAGCGGCAGATATTGTCCTTTTACAAAATGACTTGCGCAAAGTCTCAAAATCAATTGAAATTAGTCGAGATACGATGAAAATTGCAAAACAGGCGGTGATGATTGGGATTGTGATTTGTATAATTTTGATGTTTATTGCGGCAACTGGGCTGATTCCAGCGGTTATTGGTGCAATTTTTCAAGAAGTCATTGATGTGGTTTCAATTCTTTACGCACTGCGTGCTTTGCGGGGGTAA
- a CDS encoding ParB/RepB/Spo0J family partition protein: protein MAEKIEQLKINSIVKNPYQPRLIFDTDKLEELAQSIRKNGVLQPVIVRKSELIGYELLAGERRFQASKLAGKTTIPAIVRDYSDEEMMTLSILENLQRENLNPIEEARSLVQLVEKLNMTHDQIAKALGKSRSYVSNLIRLLGLPEAILSRVEAGELSTAHGRTLLAEKNPKRQLELAHKAIAEQLNVRALETLIYSKGKNADANLKTTKTDIFADEIEKELMKKLGNKVKIKKNKNHQGSLSINFDSLDELENLIQLLKNNV, encoded by the coding sequence ATGGCGGAAAAAATCGAGCAGCTTAAAATAAATTCAATTGTCAAAAACCCTTATCAGCCGCGCCTGATTTTTGATACGGATAAATTGGAAGAACTCGCTCAATCTATTCGTAAAAATGGTGTTTTGCAGCCCGTTATTGTCCGCAAATCTGAACTGATTGGCTACGAGTTGCTGGCTGGCGAGCGACGCTTCCAAGCTTCAAAACTAGCTGGAAAAACAACAATTCCTGCGATTGTTCGCGACTATTCTGATGAGGAAATGATGACCTTATCTATTTTGGAAAATTTACAACGAGAAAACCTTAATCCCATTGAAGAAGCGCGCAGTTTGGTTCAACTCGTTGAAAAATTGAACATGACACACGATCAAATTGCCAAAGCACTCGGAAAATCTCGTTCTTACGTTTCCAATTTGATTCGCTTACTTGGCTTGCCTGAAGCTATTTTGAGCCGAGTAGAAGCAGGTGAGCTCTCCACGGCTCATGGGCGAACTTTATTGGCTGAGAAGAATCCGAAAAGGCAACTTGAATTGGCTCATAAAGCAATCGCCGAGCAGCTCAACGTGCGCGCCTTAGAAACTTTGATTTATAGCAAAGGAAAAAATGCTGACGCAAATCTTAAAACTACAAAAACGGACATTTTTGCTGACGAAATCGAAAAAGAGCTAATGAAAAAGCTAGGCAATAAAGTAAAAATCAAAAAAAATAAAAACCACCAAGGAAGCCTATCTATAAACTTTGACAGCCTTGATGAATTAGAAAATTTAATTCAATTATTGAAAAATAACGTCTAA
- a CDS encoding replication-associated recombination protein A has translation MVQNLARRMRPRNIDEIIGQKHLVGQGKIIRRMVETQLLSSMILYGPPGIGKTSIASAIAGTMNAAFRTFNATTDSKKRLQEIAAEAEFSGQLVLLLDEIHRLDKPKQDFLLPLLENGQIILIGATTENPYFSVVPAIRSRVQIFELKPLEVEDLAHAVNLSLQDKERGFEFKVELDEDALYFLVHSTNGDLRSTFNALELAVLSSKEHHITLDDMENSLQRKAATFDKDGDAHYDILSALQKSIRGSDVNASLHYAARLIEGGDLQSLSRRLTVMAYEDIGLANPDAAMHTVLALQAAEKLGFPEARIPIANIIVDLALSPKSNAAYLAMDEALADLGKYGNLPVPAHLQDGHYAGAKDLGRSVDYQYAHNFPNHWVNQQYLPDKLKKADYFRPDDMGKYERALHSRKQWIDEQKAISDDSVSKK, from the coding sequence ATGGTACAAAATCTCGCCCGACGTATGAGACCAAGAAATATAGATGAAATTATTGGGCAAAAACATCTGGTTGGTCAAGGAAAAATTATTCGGCGAATGGTAGAAACACAACTCCTTTCGAGCATGATTCTCTATGGGCCGCCTGGTATTGGTAAGACATCAATTGCTTCCGCTATTGCTGGGACGATGAATGCAGCTTTTCGTACTTTCAATGCTACAACCGATAGCAAAAAACGCCTACAAGAAATTGCAGCTGAAGCAGAATTTTCTGGACAATTGGTGCTATTACTTGATGAAATTCATCGATTAGATAAACCTAAGCAAGATTTTCTTTTGCCTCTTTTAGAAAATGGTCAAATTATTTTGATTGGAGCAACCACAGAAAATCCTTATTTTTCGGTGGTTCCTGCGATTAGATCGCGTGTTCAAATCTTTGAGTTGAAGCCTTTGGAAGTAGAGGACTTAGCACACGCTGTAAACCTTAGTTTACAAGATAAGGAACGAGGATTTGAGTTTAAGGTTGAATTGGATGAAGACGCTCTTTACTTCTTAGTCCATTCGACCAATGGTGATTTACGCTCGACTTTTAATGCGCTTGAATTAGCTGTTTTATCTTCAAAGGAACACCACATTACTTTGGATGATATGGAAAATTCTTTGCAGCGTAAAGCAGCAACTTTTGACAAAGATGGTGATGCTCATTATGATATTTTGTCTGCTCTGCAAAAGTCTATTCGCGGCTCCGATGTTAATGCAAGTTTACACTATGCAGCCCGTTTGATTGAAGGAGGTGACTTGCAAAGCTTATCTAGACGCTTGACTGTTATGGCTTATGAAGATATTGGTTTGGCTAACCCTGACGCCGCTATGCATACTGTTTTAGCTTTACAGGCTGCCGAAAAACTTGGTTTTCCTGAAGCGCGGATTCCCATTGCTAATATCATTGTGGATTTAGCTTTGTCACCAAAATCAAACGCTGCTTATCTGGCAATGGATGAGGCCCTGGCCGATCTAGGTAAATATGGCAATCTCCCTGTTCCAGCTCATTTGCAAGATGGGCATTATGCTGGTGCTAAAGATTTGGGACGTTCGGTAGACTATCAGTATGCTCACAACTTTCCCAACCACTGGGTCAATCAGCAGTATTTACCTGACAAACTCAAGAAGGCGGATTATTTTCGGCCTGACGACATGGGTAAATATGAACGAGCTCTCCACTCAAGAAAACAATGGATTGATGAGCAAAAAGCTATTTCTGACGATTCCGTCAGTAAAAAATAA
- a CDS encoding GNAT family N-acetyltransferase, which yields MLIRKIEPRDFALVAQLENENWTLVSTPHVMNSSAEKIVEKITKGMGYFLAEEDGEILGVLDYGPRHKSDFGQHVVTFGVMTVEAARGKGVATALIQHFLKFARHEGYKKITIQAMGSNPEALKLYKKLGFMVEGHLRSEFFINGHYVDDYTLAFYLDKTLV from the coding sequence ATGCTTATTAGGAAAATTGAACCCCGTGATTTTGCACTTGTCGCTCAACTCGAAAATGAAAACTGGACTTTAGTTTCTACTCCTCATGTGATGAACTCCTCTGCTGAGAAAATCGTTGAAAAAATCACTAAAGGGATGGGTTACTTTTTAGCTGAAGAAGATGGAGAGATACTTGGCGTACTTGATTATGGGCCTCGCCACAAGTCCGATTTTGGACAACACGTGGTAACTTTTGGCGTTATGACTGTCGAGGCTGCCCGTGGGAAAGGTGTTGCAACAGCACTTATCCAGCATTTTCTTAAATTTGCTCGCCACGAGGGCTATAAAAAAATTACAATCCAAGCAATGGGTTCTAATCCTGAAGCTTTGAAGCTTTATAAAAAATTAGGATTTATGGTAGAGGGACACTTGCGGAGTGAATTTTTCATCAATGGGCATTATGTTGATGACTATACATTAGCTTTCTACCTTGATAAAACTTTAGTGTAA
- a CDS encoding DUF3013 family protein — protein sequence MAKFGFLDILEEELEKGFSYDFEMNWDKRNFAVEVSFLLEVENTAGVDVVDADGVESAENIMYEDAVIFYNPAKSRFDEADYLAAIPYSEKGLSREFLAYFTQFLQETADQGLDDLMDFLADEAAEEFSVNWDKEAFESGITDLSETEFYKYPRY from the coding sequence ATGGCTAAATTTGGATTTTTAGATATTTTAGAAGAAGAGCTGGAAAAAGGCTTTTCTTATGACTTTGAGATGAACTGGGACAAGCGTAACTTTGCGGTAGAGGTCAGCTTTTTGCTAGAAGTTGAGAATACAGCAGGCGTTGATGTTGTGGATGCTGACGGGGTTGAGTCCGCTGAAAACATCATGTATGAGGACGCGGTGATCTTCTACAACCCAGCCAAATCACGTTTTGATGAGGCTGACTATCTGGCGGCTATTCCTTATTCAGAAAAAGGACTTTCTCGTGAATTTTTGGCTTATTTCACGCAATTTTTGCAAGAAACAGCCGACCAAGGCTTGGATGATTTAATGGACTTTTTAGCTGATGAAGCTGCCGAAGAATTTTCAGTCAATTGGGATAAAGAAGCTTTTGAAAGTGGTATTACTGATTTATCTGAAACAGAATTTTATAAGTACCCAAGATATTAA
- a CDS encoding ABC-F family ATP-binding cassette domain-containing protein, whose amino-acid sequence MSILNVKNLSHGFGDRAIFEDVSFRLLKGEHIGFVGANGEGKSTFMNIITGTLVPDEGKVIWSKKHRVGYMDQHAALGKGKTTREALAEAFQYLFDIEAQINDTYLKMAEMSEDEMNAALENVGELQEELDNSDFYLIDAKVEETARGLGLTPLLDKDVAELSGGQRTKILLGKLLLEKPDILLLDEPTNYLDEEHILWLKNYLKNYENAFILISHDVPFMDEVVNVIYHVHGLGITRYSMGYAEFERVFEEKKAQLEALHNAQVAEQAKLKDFIARKKANVATSGQAKAREKKLAKMEIVETISEKPKPHFDFKFSRKPSRLVFEAKDLVIGYNEPLSSEINLKVEAGQKIAFIGSNGIGKSTLLKSLMGLIPSLDGEVEKGNFQDIAYYEQEIKNPSQKTVLDDLWDEYPSWNQAELRGALARVGLTAKQIESRVYVLSGGEQAKLRFAKLMNTESNILILDEPTNHLDVDAKEELKRALIEYPGTILMVSHEPEFYEGLVSDIINCEEWTTRIL is encoded by the coding sequence ATGAGTATTTTAAATGTAAAAAATCTATCCCACGGTTTTGGTGACCGCGCAATTTTTGAAGATGTAAGTTTCCGTTTGCTCAAAGGCGAGCACATCGGCTTTGTTGGGGCAAATGGCGAAGGTAAATCAACGTTCATGAATATTATCACAGGAACTCTGGTTCCTGATGAAGGAAAAGTGATTTGGTCGAAAAAACACCGGGTTGGCTATATGGACCAACATGCCGCACTCGGAAAAGGCAAAACGACGCGTGAAGCATTGGCTGAGGCATTTCAATATCTATTTGATATAGAGGCGCAAATCAATGATACTTACTTGAAAATGGCAGAAATGTCAGAAGACGAGATGAATGCTGCGCTTGAGAATGTCGGAGAACTTCAAGAAGAATTGGATAATAGTGACTTTTATCTCATTGATGCCAAAGTTGAAGAAACAGCACGAGGTCTTGGTTTAACTCCTCTGTTGGATAAAGATGTGGCCGAACTTTCTGGAGGGCAAAGAACGAAAATCTTGCTTGGCAAACTTTTGCTTGAAAAACCAGATATCTTGCTTTTGGATGAACCAACGAACTATTTGGATGAAGAACACATTTTATGGTTGAAAAATTACCTTAAAAACTATGAAAATGCCTTTATTTTGATTTCGCATGATGTGCCATTTATGGATGAAGTGGTCAATGTGATTTATCATGTGCACGGTCTTGGGATTACCCGCTATTCAATGGGTTATGCGGAATTTGAACGTGTCTTTGAAGAGAAAAAGGCACAGCTTGAAGCTTTGCATAATGCGCAGGTCGCTGAGCAAGCTAAACTGAAAGACTTCATTGCGCGTAAAAAAGCGAATGTGGCAACGTCTGGCCAAGCAAAAGCGCGTGAGAAAAAATTGGCGAAAATGGAAATTGTTGAAACGATTTCTGAAAAGCCAAAACCTCATTTTGATTTTAAATTTAGTCGAAAACCAAGTCGTCTCGTTTTTGAGGCGAAAGATTTAGTCATTGGTTACAATGAACCTTTGTCGTCAGAAATTAATTTAAAAGTAGAAGCTGGACAAAAAATTGCCTTTATTGGATCCAACGGGATTGGTAAATCGACTTTGCTCAAGAGTTTAATGGGCTTGATTCCAAGTCTTGATGGGGAAGTTGAAAAAGGAAATTTCCAAGATATTGCTTACTATGAGCAAGAAATCAAAAATCCTTCGCAAAAAACAGTGCTTGATGATTTATGGGATGAGTATCCAAGTTGGAATCAAGCAGAACTCCGCGGGGCACTTGCTCGGGTGGGCTTGACGGCCAAACAAATTGAATCACGTGTTTATGTTCTTTCAGGGGGAGAACAAGCAAAATTACGTTTTGCGAAATTAATGAATACCGAATCTAACATTCTCATCTTGGATGAACCAACCAATCATTTGGACGTGGACGCTAAAGAAGAACTCAAACGTGCACTTATTGAATATCCAGGAACTATTCTGATGGTTTCACACGAACCAGAATTTTATGAAGGCTTGGTTTCTGATATCATTAACTGTGAAGAATGGACCACACGGATTTTGTAA
- a CDS encoding class I SAM-dependent methyltransferase, producing MKASLQNYFDQWESPWMQLYYRMVWAQVGQLEGQKILDFGSGFGWNANYFAAHNEVVAVEPNLEMVENRQQENTYEQIVGGLSALSAFTDGSFDVILCHNVFEYAPKERLAMLREFARLISKEGFVSIVKHNHAGALMQKVVFENALDEAYALLRGASKVNQMFGKIHYYDIATMLEADGAVSTFKTYGLRTFWALQPNEFKIETDWADKMFKVEWEVCDKLEFTAISFFNHLILRK from the coding sequence ATGAAAGCAAGTTTGCAAAATTATTTTGATCAGTGGGAAAGTCCTTGGATGCAGCTCTACTATCGGATGGTTTGGGCACAAGTCGGTCAGCTTGAAGGTCAGAAAATCTTGGATTTCGGTTCGGGCTTTGGCTGGAATGCTAATTACTTTGCTGCGCATAATGAGGTAGTGGCAGTTGAACCCAATTTGGAAATGGTGGAAAATCGGCAGCAAGAAAATACCTATGAGCAGATTGTTGGTGGACTTTCAGCGCTTAGCGCCTTTACTGACGGAAGTTTTGACGTCATTCTCTGTCATAACGTTTTTGAATATGCACCAAAAGAGCGCCTGGCGATGTTGCGAGAATTTGCCCGCCTGATTAGTAAAGAAGGTTTCGTTTCGATTGTCAAACACAATCATGCAGGAGCACTGATGCAAAAAGTTGTCTTTGAAAATGCCTTGGACGAAGCTTACGCTTTACTGAGGGGAGCGTCAAAAGTTAATCAGATGTTTGGCAAGATTCATTATTATGATATAGCGACTATGCTAGAAGCTGACGGCGCTGTCAGTACTTTTAAAACGTATGGCTTACGGACTTTCTGGGCTTTACAGCCTAATGAGTTTAAAATAGAAACTGATTGGGCAGATAAAATGTTTAAAGTTGAATGGGAAGTTTGTGATAAGCTAGAATTTACTGCGATTTCTTTTTTTAATCATCTGATTCTAAGAAAATAG
- a CDS encoding GNAT family N-acetyltransferase has product MEIIKYKNTDRRYAQTLQLRDVILRQPIGLSIYDEDLSYESENFFFGMVENDELLGTVNYFAKSDNVAQVCAFAVRADKQKQGIGSQLIIALLIELQARNFKKCIVSARPEAVKFYEKFGFTVDAPVKTKQDGMSMMMELNF; this is encoded by the coding sequence ATGGAAATTATAAAATACAAAAATACTGACAGACGCTATGCTCAAACTTTGCAACTTCGCGATGTCATTCTCCGTCAGCCAATTGGCTTGTCAATTTATGACGAAGATTTGAGTTATGAGTCAGAAAATTTCTTTTTTGGTATGGTTGAGAATGACGAATTGCTTGGCACGGTCAATTATTTTGCCAAATCTGACAATGTTGCACAAGTCTGTGCTTTTGCTGTCAGGGCTGATAAACAAAAACAAGGCATTGGCAGTCAGTTGATTATCGCACTTTTGATAGAGCTACAAGCAAGAAATTTTAAAAAATGTATTGTGTCAGCGCGCCCAGAAGCTGTCAAATTTTATGAGAAATTTGGTTTTACAGTTGATGCTCCTGTCAAAACAAAACAGGACGGTATGAGCATGATGATGGAACTCAATTTTTGA
- the prmA gene encoding 50S ribosomal protein L11 methyltransferase, translating to MNNWNSITIKISREAEEAISALLIEAGSAGVEINDSADYLNHEDQFGEVLPDIEQSDFVEITAYYPENMPIVELKAELEHKIARLSDYFSLTGLSVKTNNLSETNWEEAWKKYFEPARITHDLTIVPSWTEDYEATGSEKLIRLDPGMAFGTGTHPTTKMSLYALEQILRGGETLLDVGTGSGVLSVAASYLGAKEIFAYDIDEVAVRVARENIELNPGHEKIHVSANNLLEGVTQTADVIVANILADILVLMTEDAYRLVKEEGYLIMSGIIADKAEMVIASAEAAGFFLETRMIQGEWNCVIFKKTENREGVIGG from the coding sequence ATGAATAATTGGAATTCAATCACAATAAAAATCAGTCGGGAAGCCGAAGAGGCCATTTCAGCTTTGCTGATAGAGGCGGGTTCAGCTGGCGTTGAAATTAATGACAGCGCTGATTATCTCAATCACGAAGACCAATTTGGCGAAGTTCTTCCTGATATTGAACAATCTGATTTTGTTGAAATTACTGCTTATTATCCAGAAAATATGCCCATTGTCGAACTGAAAGCAGAGTTGGAACACAAAATTGCTCGTTTGAGTGACTATTTTTCACTGACAGGTTTGTCAGTGAAAACGAACAATTTGTCAGAGACAAATTGGGAAGAAGCTTGGAAAAAATATTTTGAACCCGCACGTATCACACATGATTTGACGATTGTCCCTAGCTGGACAGAAGACTATGAAGCCACAGGTTCTGAAAAATTGATTCGCCTCGATCCAGGCATGGCCTTTGGAACAGGTACCCACCCAACGACTAAGATGTCACTTTATGCTTTAGAACAAATCCTTCGTGGCGGTGAAACTTTGCTTGATGTGGGTACAGGTTCAGGGGTGCTCTCTGTGGCAGCAAGCTATCTGGGCGCTAAAGAAATTTTTGCTTATGATATTGATGAAGTGGCGGTGCGTGTAGCTCGAGAAAATATCGAACTTAATCCAGGACATGAAAAAATTCATGTTTCAGCAAATAACCTCCTTGAAGGGGTTACTCAAACGGCAGATGTCATCGTGGCCAATATCTTAGCGGATATTTTAGTCCTAATGACTGAAGATGCTTATCGCTTAGTCAAAGAAGAGGGTTATCTTATCATGTCAGGAATTATCGCGGATAAGGCAGAAATGGTAATTGCTTCTGCTGAGGCTGCAGGCTTTTTCCTTGAAACACGGATGATTCAAGGGGAGTGGAACTGTGTGATTTTCAAAAAAACCGAGAACAGAGAAGGTGTGATTGGAGGATAA
- a CDS encoding 16S rRNA (uracil(1498)-N(3))-methyltransferase, whose amino-acid sequence MANQYFVFKPLPEVGSEFSVEHKAAVHHIFTVMRAQVGQEIRLVFEEGKIGLAEVLSPNQQTFRLVEIITEISELPVQVTVGVGFPKGDKLDFITEKSTELGAAAIWAAPFKSSVAKWDNKKLIKKQEKLEKIALGAAEQSRRQIIPQVQLFEQFNLLTEKFSEFDQILIAYEESAKSGEVSQFKKSLTELSVQQKVLIVFGPEGGITPEEMSLFEQLGAKAIGLGPRILRAETAPLHALASISAHFELF is encoded by the coding sequence ATGGCGAACCAATATTTTGTATTTAAACCCCTTCCAGAAGTAGGAAGTGAATTTAGTGTCGAACATAAAGCAGCAGTACACCATATTTTTACAGTTATGCGTGCACAAGTTGGGCAAGAAATACGGCTGGTTTTTGAGGAGGGAAAAATTGGACTGGCAGAGGTTCTATCACCAAATCAACAAACCTTTAGATTAGTTGAAATAATAACAGAAATATCAGAACTCCCTGTTCAAGTTACAGTTGGCGTTGGTTTTCCTAAAGGTGATAAACTTGATTTTATTACAGAAAAATCAACTGAGCTAGGAGCTGCGGCAATCTGGGCAGCCCCATTCAAGTCCTCGGTTGCTAAATGGGACAATAAAAAACTCATCAAGAAACAAGAAAAATTAGAAAAAATTGCACTGGGCGCAGCTGAACAGTCTCGGCGGCAGATTATTCCGCAAGTTCAACTTTTTGAGCAATTCAACTTACTGACGGAAAAATTTTCTGAATTTGACCAAATTTTGATTGCTTACGAAGAATCAGCTAAATCTGGTGAGGTAAGTCAGTTCAAAAAAAGCTTGACTGAGCTTTCAGTGCAGCAAAAGGTTTTGATTGTTTTCGGTCCAGAAGGTGGAATCACACCAGAGGAGATGAGCCTATTTGAACAGCTTGGCGCAAAAGCAATCGGCTTAGGACCAAGGATTTTGAGAGCTGAAACAGCCCCACTACACGCTTTAGCGAGTATTTCTGCGCATTTTGAATTATTTTGA
- a CDS encoding polysaccharide deacetylase family protein, translated as MKKRLRRKKKSYKRLFILPILVLLVVLLGIIAFSQLTKTKAPEQQNARSMSQAKSVKEENSSEKSSVATPKWLSAKNENQLPILMFHYVTSDEDQLPKDSNNIDVTTFENELKALKEQGYTTVSAADAQRVLTTKEKPSNKLVWLTFDDGSVTMYTRIFPLLKKYQMHATSFIITSFVDNGQGGILTWEQIKEMKESGWVDFGSHTVDHPDLGTQTLEAQRSELADSKADLDKNLTQKTNMICYPAGGYNQNTLDLSTELGYQYGFLDPGRNGAVAMAAKESDGLLTLPRFRMMDTTSAEDMLQMLQPAATYNEQNN; from the coding sequence ATGAAAAAAAGATTGAGACGAAAGAAAAAATCGTATAAGCGTTTGTTTATCTTACCTATTCTGGTTTTACTAGTCGTCCTTTTGGGAATAATCGCTTTTAGTCAACTAACCAAGACAAAAGCACCAGAACAACAAAATGCTCGAAGCATGAGCCAAGCAAAATCTGTAAAAGAAGAAAATTCCTCAGAAAAATCATCTGTGGCGACTCCCAAATGGCTCAGTGCAAAAAATGAGAATCAATTGCCGATTTTGATGTTCCACTATGTGACTTCAGATGAAGATCAACTTCCAAAAGATTCAAATAATATTGATGTCACTACTTTTGAAAATGAACTCAAGGCATTAAAAGAGCAGGGATATACAACGGTGAGTGCAGCAGATGCTCAGCGGGTGCTGACAACAAAAGAAAAACCAAGTAACAAATTAGTTTGGCTCACCTTTGATGATGGCTCTGTCACAATGTACACTAGAATTTTTCCACTGCTCAAAAAATATCAAATGCACGCAACGAGCTTTATTATTACAAGTTTTGTAGATAATGGGCAAGGTGGAATTTTAACTTGGGAGCAAATCAAGGAAATGAAAGAGAGTGGCTGGGTTGACTTTGGCAGTCATACGGTTGATCATCCCGATTTAGGAACTCAAACGCTTGAAGCGCAACGCTCAGAGTTAGCAGATTCTAAAGCTGATTTGGATAAAAATTTGACTCAAAAGACGAATATGATTTGCTATCCAGCTGGCGGCTATAATCAAAATACCCTTGATCTATCAACAGAGCTAGGTTACCAGTATGGTTTTCTAGATCCAGGTCGCAATGGTGCGGTCGCTATGGCTGCTAAAGAAAGTGATGGACTACTCACCTTACCTCGTTTTCGTATGATGGATACAACAAGTGCTGAGGATATGTTGCAAATGCTCCAACCAGCGGCGACTTACAATGAACAAAATAACTAA